In Necator americanus strain Aroian chromosome IV, whole genome shotgun sequence, the following proteins share a genomic window:
- a CDS encoding hypothetical protein (NECATOR_CHRIV.G15261.T1), with protein sequence MPQGNTCARSGQMEVRATGTRSAESMNNGSTSDKELRNYICRNGNCKLEFDGLRDEWIAINDNGCYQEYEAELEEIVEFCPLQCSGATRATIIEQLPYSEKCVVGNNVNVIQRRNDWFLWRGEECQREPSIFKIGCTYEKTAVKKEEKMPMVKSPKSRERKIATQEGQLILVSAATKESENSVEAEKPPKTDADDNVVKEVDLLLKAMFPNYRD encoded by the exons ATGCCACAGGGCAACACTTGCGcccgatcgggacaaatggaagtacgTGCTACTGGTACCCGCTCGGCcgaatcgatgaacaacgggagcacaaGTGATAAAG AGTTGCGTAATTACATCTGCCGGAACGGTAATTGCAAGTTGGAGTTCGACGGATTGAGAGACGAATGGATAGCCATTAATGACAATGGATGCTATCAG GAATATGAAGCAGAGCTTGAGGAAATCGTTGAATTCTGTCCACTACAATGCAGCGGAGCAACTCGTGCTACTATAATTGAACAG CTTCCATATAGCGAAAAATGTGTGGTCGGAAACAATGTGAACGTTATACAGCGGCGAAACGATTGGTTCCTGTGGAGAGGTGAAGAATGTCAACGAGAACCGAGTATCTTTAAAATTGGATGCACATATGAAAAAAC AGCtgtcaaaaaagaagagaagatgcCCATGGTGAAGTCACCCAAATCCCGAGAACGAAAGATCGCAACACAAGAAGGCCAACTCATACTAGTTTCGGCGGCCACCAAAGAGTCCGAAAACTCAGTTGAAGCCGAAAAACCGCCCAAAACCGATGCCGATGACAACGTTGTTAAAGAAGTGGACCTTCTGCTCAAAGCAATGTTTCCAAACTATcgtgattag